From one Candoia aspera isolate rCanAsp1 chromosome 17, rCanAsp1.hap2, whole genome shotgun sequence genomic stretch:
- the LOC134506776 gene encoding LOW QUALITY PROTEIN: helix-loop-helix protein 1-like (The sequence of the model RefSeq protein was modified relative to this genomic sequence to represent the inferred CDS: inserted 1 base in 1 codon): MLNSDQTKIDLQPTHSETESVFSDCGGGQGGAAEDASSLGLCGQSRGAEFSDNMKKDLQHLSREERWRRRRATAKYRTAHVTRERIRVEAFNMAFAELRKLLXTLPPDKKLSKIEILRLAICYISYLNHVLDV, from the exons ATGCTCAATTCCGACCAGACCAAGATCGACCTCCAGCCCACCCATTCAGAGACAGAGTCCGTCTTCAGCGACTGCGGGGGCGGCCAGGGCGGGGCCGCAGAAGATGCCAGCTCTCTCGGCCTGTGTGGCCAGTCCCGAGGGGCCGAGTTCAGTGACAACATGAAGAAGGACCTTCAGCATCTCAGCCGGGAGGAGCGCTGGCGTCGGCGGAGAGCCACGGCCAAATATCGGACCGCCCACGTCACGAGGGAGCGGATCCGGGTGGAAGCGTTCAACATGGCCTTTGCGGAGCTACGCAAGCTTC CGACCCTCCCTCCGGATAAGAAGCTGTCCAAAATTGAGATTCTGCGGCTGGCTATCTGCTACATCTCTTATCTGAACCACGTCCTGGATGTCTGA